The segment GCCTTGTTGAATCGATTGGGGCGACGTCACGAAGCGGCGCGATACCTTCGCAATCTGGTGCGTTTAGGGGACGTTCGACAGGCTGAGCTGGCTTCTTTGCTTTCCATTCAAGATCCGTCGCTGACTTCAGCAGTGAACGGAAACCAGCCATCCAGCGAAGGTCTGTCGGGTTGGGTTGGGCCCATTTCCCAGGCTCATCGGTCGATGGCTTCTCACCAGCCACACTTGGCGGTTGATTCACTTGCGAGTTTGATTGGTGACTCAGAAGCACAAGCTTCGATCGGGTCAGGATGGGATGCCGCCTTGGCGCTGCTTGGCCGCGCTGCCGTGGACGCGAACGACAAGGAAAATCTTCGTTTGTGGTGGGAGCACCTCAATCCAGATCAGCTTCTTTGGGCGGATCATTGGTTTGCATTGAGCAGGCTTGTCAACGATCAATTGCGTGACACCGATTTGGCGATCCAGCTGATGGTGGAAGCCATCCATCGTGATCCAACCGATCGAGTCGCTCTCGGCTTGCTTGCAAACTGGATGAACCAAACGCAGAGATATGATGTCGAGGACGAGATCACACAGCGAATGGAACGGCTGAAAAGAACCGTGGTGCTGGGCAACCGAATCGGCGGTCAGGGGGCAAGTTCTCCGCAGAATGCTTCCGAGTCATTGGCGGCTTCGATGCTGCAACTTGCCGAGCACTTGGACCAAATTGGACGAGAGCTGGAGGCCAATGCGTGGCGAATGATCGCGGTGACGCAAGGATCCAAGGTGGAGAAGGCAAGTGTCGGGGCTCTTCAAGAACGTTATCAAGCCTTGCAAAAGAGCCGGTCTGGATTCCCAACGGTCAGTGACAATACCTTTGGGCTGCGAAGTGACGATCCGATCGCTACCCATCAGCGAGCGATCGAGAAGCTTTCGGAAATGCTCGAAAAGACGAAGTCCGTTGGTCCTGCCCGGCCGGTCGAGACCGACCCATCGGCAGATCCGGAAGTTGTCGTTCGGTTCGTTGATCGAGCACGCGAATGGAAGGTCGATTTTCGCTATCGGAATGCGGATCCACCCCGTCCACAAGATTTGAGCATCTTTCAACAGTTTGGTGGCGCCGTGTGTGCGACCGATTTCGATCGTGATGGATGGATCGATCTGTTCTTGGGCCAGGGTGGCTGTCATCCGAACGATGCAGCGACCACAGAGGTGTCAGCAGAATCCTCCAACCGGCTATTCCGGTCGCTCGCTGGCGCCTTCCAGGATTGTTCCGAGGTCGCTTCGGTCGAGGATCAGAGGTTCACAATGGCAGTTGCGGCCGGTGATTTGAATCAGGATGGATGGCCGGATTTGCTGGTCAGTAATTTCGGAAACAACGAATGTTTCATCAACAATGCAGACGGGACGTTCTCGCATTCGGAGGATCCTGCTTGGAACAGTCATCACGCCTGGTCTTCCGGCCACGCGATCGCCGACCTCACTGGGAATGGGATCCCGGATGTCTTTGAAATTCGGTACTTGAATGACCCTCGCGTTTTCGAGACGCTGCCAACGAATGAGCATGGGCGAGCGATCGATTACCGTGGACCGGAATCTTACCAGGCAGCGGGGGACGTTTTGTATGTGCGGTCACCCACAGGTCACTGGGACACGCGAACACTGGGGCTTGAGGAAGGTGCTGCGCCCAGTTTGGGCGTGGTGGTGGGTGACTTTGACAATCAACCTGGCAATGAGATTTTTGTTGCCAATGACACGGAGCCCAATCGATTTTGGAAACGTGGTCCTGCGCGAGGGGGGGATGGTTTCACCGGGAAAAAACAAATGCAATGGAACAACTTCGCGAAGCTTCGTGGTTGTGCGTTCTCTTCGCTCGGTGGCAGCGGAGCGTCCATGGGAATCGCTACCGCGGACTTTGATCAAAACGGCCGGATTGACTTTCATATCACCAACTTCCTCCATGAACCTGCTCACCTCTATTTGCAGAACGCAGACAGCTTCTTCAGTGACCATGTGACCGCGAGTGGACTTGCGAGGGACAGCATTCCGGTGCTCGGATTTGGAACCGTCGCGTTCGATTTTGAGAACGATGGGGATGAGGATATCGCGGTGCTCAACGGGCATATCGAAAATCTGGAGTATCGGGGGATGCCTCACAAAATGCCGGCTCAATTGTTCGTTCAGGAATCGACTCAATTCCAGAGTTTGGATGTCGACAACGACTGGGCGAAGCCCTCGATTGGGCGAGGGCTCATACGAACGGATTTGAACCGAGACGGGTTGGTGGACATGGTGGCGACTTTTCAAGATCGCCCCGTTTCACTCCTCGAAAATCAAACGATCTCTCATTCTGAGCGTGACTGGTTGAATGTTCGATTGGTCGGAGTCGAGAGCGAGCGCTCCGCCGTCGGTGCCAGACTCACGGTCGAGTATGACGGAGGGCGACAATTTCGGTGGCTGACTAGCGGTGGTGGGTACGCGTGCCAAGACGAGCCAACACTCTTTGTTGGCGGGATTCCACAAGGGCTCGGTGTTGATCTGATCGTCGCATGGCCATCGGGACTCAAGGAGACGTTCAAGAATGTCGAAACCAATCAGGTTTTGCTTGTCGTCGAAGGACAAGCCAGGTTGACGACCCTCCCGTGAATCCAATGCTGCCTGCTAAATTTCATCGGTGTTTGCACTCGCTTTGGTTCACAATGTCAGTGGCTTTGATTGCTGGCAGCAGCGTCGGTTGCGGACAAAAAAAAGCGGTGGATCCGAGTGGTTCGCCGACATCGAATTGGCAGGATTGGCTGTCCTCTGAGTCAGCGACGTCGGTCGCTCCGAGCACCTCGCATGACTGGGGAACTTTGCCCGCCGGGATGATCGGCTCGGATGCTTGCATTGAATGCCATCCGAAACAGGCGGAGGCTTTCAGTCAAACGACGCATGCCAAATCGGCGCGACGAATCCAGCGTGAGGAACTCCCATTGGGCAGTGACTTCGTCGATGGCAAATCTGGACGCCTGTATGAAGCTGAGATGACCGACGAGGGAATGCGGCATCGAGAATCCGTTTTGGGAACCGATGGAGAGTTGATTGCCCAGGATTCTGTCGACTTGGTTTTGGAACTTGGGTCTGGCACTCACGCCCACACCTACCTCGGAAAACGAGACGGGTATTGGATCGAATCTCCACTGACGTGGTATCAGCAGACAAGTCAGTGGGGACTTTCACCGGGATTCGATGGCGAGGATTCTGCCATGTTCGATCGTGTCGTCACCACCACCTGTGTTTTTTGTCACGTCGGAGAAGTGCGTGCTGACAAAGTTCAGCCAAGTCAATTTTCAATCACTCACGCCAGCATTGCCTGCGAGCGTTGCCATGGATCGGGAGTGCAACACGTTGCCGATCAAAAGAGCGACGAGAACCTCTCACCGTCTGAGATGAACATTGTTCATCCCGGCAAAATCGCTCGGGAAAATCGCGATGCCATCTGTAGCCAGTGTCATTTGCAAGGGATCGTTTCAAGCTCGTCGAGCGACTTTGATCGCTGGGACTTTCATCCCGGCGAGTTGCTCTCGGAGCATGTCACCGAATTTCAACTTGATGAGGGGGAAGAGAGTTTTCGGATTGTCGGCCATACCGAACAACTGCATCAAAGTGAGTGCTACCTGCAAACGGAGGTGCTGTCTTGCGTGACCTGTCACCATCCTCACCCAGTCTCCGGTGAAGCCGTCGCGTACCGGGATCTCTGTATCGGATGCCACGCGTCCCCTGCCTCGTGCGATGTGCCGCTTTCGGTTCGAATTGAAACACAGCAGGATCAGTGTCAGGCATGCCACATGCCTAAACGGCCAACCAACGTGACACATGCCGCGTTGCATGATCATCGAATCGCGGTTCACGACGAATCCTTCCTGCTCGCTGAGCTTTCTGTTCCAAAGTCAGCCTCGGCCCCGGCATCTGAAAAGCCCCGTCTGGTGGCGATTTCGGCAACGGACCACTTGGAGGAAACCGAGCGTGAACG is part of the Rhodopirellula islandica genome and harbors:
- a CDS encoding FG-GAP-like repeat-containing protein, producing MVSFCFACLGAAIGCQPNVSPPDAPLRAESKAEVSASLQREVSHPKTTERQDAQSDPPDRQASLDELNRILDGSVVHDADRNSDSAVFEIVEKSLDQFPNDSAVLYFSALVQYHRLGLVDEAIQTLRRIQLDEPEVGPAALGMRSDWLAQTGHYEEAIAGYRNLLDRFPEATEAHRQLAALLNRLGRRHEAARYLRNLVRLGDVRQAELASLLSIQDPSLTSAVNGNQPSSEGLSGWVGPISQAHRSMASHQPHLAVDSLASLIGDSEAQASIGSGWDAALALLGRAAVDANDKENLRLWWEHLNPDQLLWADHWFALSRLVNDQLRDTDLAIQLMVEAIHRDPTDRVALGLLANWMNQTQRYDVEDEITQRMERLKRTVVLGNRIGGQGASSPQNASESLAASMLQLAEHLDQIGRELEANAWRMIAVTQGSKVEKASVGALQERYQALQKSRSGFPTVSDNTFGLRSDDPIATHQRAIEKLSEMLEKTKSVGPARPVETDPSADPEVVVRFVDRAREWKVDFRYRNADPPRPQDLSIFQQFGGAVCATDFDRDGWIDLFLGQGGCHPNDAATTEVSAESSNRLFRSLAGAFQDCSEVASVEDQRFTMAVAAGDLNQDGWPDLLVSNFGNNECFINNADGTFSHSEDPAWNSHHAWSSGHAIADLTGNGIPDVFEIRYLNDPRVFETLPTNEHGRAIDYRGPESYQAAGDVLYVRSPTGHWDTRTLGLEEGAAPSLGVVVGDFDNQPGNEIFVANDTEPNRFWKRGPARGGDGFTGKKQMQWNNFAKLRGCAFSSLGGSGASMGIATADFDQNGRIDFHITNFLHEPAHLYLQNADSFFSDHVTASGLARDSIPVLGFGTVAFDFENDGDEDIAVLNGHIENLEYRGMPHKMPAQLFVQESTQFQSLDVDNDWAKPSIGRGLIRTDLNRDGLVDMVATFQDRPVSLLENQTISHSERDWLNVRLVGVESERSAVGARLTVEYDGGRQFRWLTSGGGYACQDEPTLFVGGIPQGLGVDLIVAWPSGLKETFKNVETNQVLLVVEGQARLTTLP
- a CDS encoding tetratricopeptide repeat protein — protein: MSVALIAGSSVGCGQKKAVDPSGSPTSNWQDWLSSESATSVAPSTSHDWGTLPAGMIGSDACIECHPKQAEAFSQTTHAKSARRIQREELPLGSDFVDGKSGRLYEAEMTDEGMRHRESVLGTDGELIAQDSVDLVLELGSGTHAHTYLGKRDGYWIESPLTWYQQTSQWGLSPGFDGEDSAMFDRVVTTTCVFCHVGEVRADKVQPSQFSITHASIACERCHGSGVQHVADQKSDENLSPSEMNIVHPGKIARENRDAICSQCHLQGIVSSSSSDFDRWDFHPGELLSEHVTEFQLDEGEESFRIVGHTEQLHQSECYLQTEVLSCVTCHHPHPVSGEAVAYRDLCIGCHASPASCDVPLSVRIETQQDQCQACHMPKRPTNVTHAALHDHRIAVHDESFLLAELSVPKSASAPASEKPRLVAISATDHLEETERERRRLLAFHSLASSGGLPGSMKDDFKVAQRELVELFKSGVNDASVRTTLANSYFAAGKWSTAENLARSVVESESVGSHTYVGAVDVLARVALRLQDNEAAKSWYRELTQMRRVSGDHFMLGVCELNANRIEPAILAFEQALRIDSTLLVAHEYLAQIFQAENRMDRSRLHQQAARRLRAISLDQQP